In one window of Skermanella rosea DNA:
- a CDS encoding SDR family NAD(P)-dependent oxidoreductase, which produces MPGFTETFRPDDRDRAEQAVATLKRLGVRRLRVRADSGGWHGWLLPRLASEFDLLPVLALGEADAPDPVGTLLPALPVLEWVEIAAAPGRIAAVAGAAAAIRQAGRKVVLSGLDPAALELLAQRGGLDDIDAVGIGAFPGTGDMSWPGWEAVVEEYAQAMAGAGRVPALWITGTGFSTWRHDERGQIRAFLAAAEAPADRVYWSSLQDLAPDEASAQGFHADERDYALGVLRADGSPKLLGRLLEQGGIAAVRSVDRLGRPGSPRPASGSTGKPVVITGGAGFIGTNLADRLVREGHRVIVYDNLSRPGVEQNIEWLKSTHGSAITFELADIRDPHVLREAVAQAGKMFHFAAQVAVTTSLVDPITDFEINARGTVNLLEAMRAQAEPPPLVFTSTNKVYGKLADLELRLEGERYAPSDAEIRARGIDESRPLDFYSPYGASKGSADQYVLDYSRTYDLPTAVFRMSCIYGPHQFGTEDQGWVAHFLIRALDGEPITLYGDGRQVRDVLFVEDLVDAFLAAQEHMPAIRGQAFNIGGGPDNATSLVELLERIGSTTGRRPEIGFGPWRPGDQLYYVSDTAKFNAATGWQPRVGIAEGIARLSGWLTENRIAAAEAPVLRRVAS; this is translated from the coding sequence ATGCCAGGCTTCACCGAGACCTTCAGACCCGACGACCGCGACCGTGCCGAGCAGGCCGTGGCGACGCTGAAGCGGCTGGGCGTCCGCCGCCTGCGCGTCCGGGCCGATTCCGGCGGCTGGCACGGCTGGCTGCTCCCGCGCCTCGCGTCGGAGTTCGATTTGCTGCCGGTCCTCGCCCTCGGCGAGGCCGATGCGCCCGATCCCGTCGGGACGCTCCTCCCGGCCTTGCCCGTCCTGGAGTGGGTCGAGATCGCCGCCGCACCGGGCCGGATCGCGGCGGTCGCCGGAGCGGCCGCCGCGATCCGGCAGGCCGGCCGCAAGGTCGTGCTGAGCGGACTTGATCCGGCGGCCCTGGAGCTCCTCGCCCAGCGGGGCGGTCTCGACGACATCGACGCCGTCGGCATCGGGGCGTTCCCCGGCACCGGCGACATGTCCTGGCCGGGCTGGGAAGCGGTCGTCGAAGAGTACGCCCAGGCGATGGCCGGGGCCGGCCGGGTTCCCGCCCTGTGGATCACCGGCACGGGCTTCTCCACCTGGCGCCACGACGAGCGCGGCCAGATCAGGGCCTTCCTCGCGGCGGCCGAGGCTCCGGCCGACCGGGTCTACTGGTCGTCGCTCCAGGACTTGGCCCCGGACGAGGCCAGCGCTCAGGGCTTCCATGCGGACGAGCGGGATTACGCGCTGGGCGTGCTCCGGGCCGACGGCTCGCCGAAGCTTCTCGGCCGGCTGCTGGAGCAGGGCGGCATCGCGGCGGTCCGCTCGGTCGACCGGCTGGGCCGCCCCGGATCGCCCCGCCCGGCGTCGGGCAGCACGGGCAAGCCCGTGGTCATCACCGGCGGGGCCGGTTTCATCGGGACCAACCTGGCCGACCGCCTGGTCCGCGAGGGCCACCGGGTCATCGTCTACGACAATCTGTCGCGCCCCGGCGTCGAACAGAACATCGAATGGTTGAAATCGACCCACGGCAGCGCGATTACCTTCGAACTGGCCGACATCCGCGACCCCCATGTGCTCCGCGAGGCGGTCGCCCAGGCCGGCAAGATGTTCCACTTCGCGGCCCAGGTCGCCGTGACCACCAGCCTCGTGGACCCGATCACCGATTTCGAGATCAACGCCCGCGGCACGGTCAACCTGCTGGAGGCGATGCGGGCCCAGGCGGAGCCGCCGCCCCTGGTGTTCACCTCGACCAACAAGGTGTACGGCAAGCTGGCCGACCTGGAACTGCGGCTCGAGGGCGAGCGCTACGCCCCGTCCGACGCGGAGATCCGCGCCCGCGGCATCGACGAGTCGCGCCCGCTGGACTTCTACAGCCCCTACGGCGCGTCGAAGGGCAGCGCCGACCAGTATGTGCTGGACTATTCCCGCACCTACGACCTGCCGACCGCGGTCTTCCGCATGAGCTGCATCTACGGCCCCCACCAGTTCGGCACCGAGGACCAGGGCTGGGTCGCCCATTTCCTGATCCGCGCCCTGGACGGCGAACCGATCACCCTGTACGGCGACGGCCGGCAGGTCCGCGACGTCCTGTTCGTCGAGGATCTGGTCGATGCCTTCCTCGCGGCGCAGGAGCATATGCCGGCGATCCGGGGGCAGGCCTTCAACATCGGCGGCGGTCCCGACAACGCCACCAGCCTGGTCGAGCTTCTGGAGCGGATCGGATCGACCACCGGCCGCCGTCCCGAGATCGGCTTCGGCCCCTGGCGGCCGGGCGACCAACTCTATTACGTCTCCGACACGGCCAAGTTCAACGCCGCGACGGGATGGCAGCCGCGGGTCGGGATCGCCGAGGGCATCGCGCGCCTGTCCGGATGGCTGACCGAGAACCGGATCGCGGCTGCCGAGGCGCCCGTCCTGCGGAGGGTGGCATCATGA
- a CDS encoding NAD-dependent epimerase/dehydratase family protein yields MSKKILITGGAGFIGSHLADELIAAGHEVRVLDNLSEQVHGSGGARPEYLSRDIELRVGDVRDPAAVKSALQGIDAVYHFAAMVGVGQSMYQVDDYVGVNDLGTAVLLQALIERPVERLVVASSMSIYGEGLYRDIRGEIVTPAERSLSRLKDGLWEPLGPDGGEITPVPTTEDKAPTLSSIYALNKYVQERMCLLIGQAYNIPTVAMRFFNVFGTRQALSNPYTGVLAIFASRLLNGNPPMIFEDGLQRRDFVHVADVARACHLALNARDAAGHVFNVGSGESYSVVEVAEQLAASLGKSRIAPTLTKKFRVGDIRHCFADIGKAQRLLGYRPETSLADGMIELAAWLDGQIAVDRVDQASRELAARGLAV; encoded by the coding sequence ATGTCAAAAAAGATACTCATCACTGGCGGAGCCGGCTTCATAGGCTCGCATCTGGCCGATGAACTCATTGCCGCCGGCCATGAAGTCCGGGTTTTGGACAATTTATCGGAGCAGGTCCACGGCAGTGGCGGCGCCCGGCCGGAATATCTCAGCCGTGACATCGAGCTGCGCGTCGGCGACGTGCGCGATCCGGCCGCGGTCAAGTCCGCGTTGCAGGGCATCGACGCCGTCTATCACTTCGCCGCCATGGTCGGCGTCGGCCAAAGCATGTACCAGGTCGACGATTATGTCGGCGTCAACGACCTCGGCACCGCGGTGCTGCTCCAGGCGCTGATCGAGCGGCCTGTCGAGCGGCTGGTGGTCGCCAGCAGCATGAGCATCTACGGCGAGGGCCTGTACCGCGACATCAGGGGCGAGATCGTCACCCCGGCCGAACGCAGCCTCTCCAGGCTCAAGGACGGCCTGTGGGAACCGCTCGGCCCGGACGGCGGCGAGATCACGCCCGTCCCGACGACGGAGGACAAGGCGCCGACGCTGTCCTCGATCTATGCGCTCAACAAATATGTGCAGGAGCGCATGTGCCTGCTGATCGGGCAGGCCTACAACATCCCCACCGTCGCGATGCGCTTCTTCAACGTGTTCGGCACGCGCCAGGCGCTGTCCAACCCCTATACGGGCGTGCTCGCGATCTTCGCCTCCCGGCTGCTCAACGGCAATCCGCCGATGATCTTCGAGGACGGGCTGCAGCGCCGGGACTTCGTCCATGTGGCCGACGTGGCGCGCGCCTGCCATCTGGCGCTGAACGCCCGGGACGCCGCGGGGCATGTCTTCAACGTCGGCAGCGGCGAGAGCTACAGCGTGGTCGAGGTGGCGGAGCAGCTCGCCGCCTCCCTCGGCAAGTCGCGCATCGCGCCGACGCTGACCAAGAAGTTCCGCGTCGGCGACATCCGGCACTGCTTCGCCGACATCGGCAAGGCGCAGCGGCTCCTGGGCTACCGGCCGGAGACGTCGCTGGCCGACGGCATGATCGAGCTGGCCGCCTGGCTCGACGGCCAGATCGCGGTGGACCGGGTCGACCAGGCGAGCCGCGAACTGGCTGCAAGGGGTCTGGCCGTATGA
- the tuf gene encoding elongation factor Tu, giving the protein MAKAKFERTKPHCNIGTIGHVDHGKTSLTAAITKVLAETGGATFTAYDQIDKAPEEKARGITISTAHVEYETANRHYAHVDCPGHADYVKNMITGAAQMDGAILVVSAADGPMPQTREHILLARQVGVPAIVVFLNKVDMVDDPELLELVELEVRELLSSYDFPGDDIPIVHGSALMALEDKSPEIGKEAVLKLMAAVDEYIPQPERPVDRPFLMPIEDVFSISGRGTVVTGRVERGIVKVGEEIEIVGLKNTVKTTVTGVEMFRKLLDQGQAGDNIGALLRGTKREDVERGQVLAKPGSITPHTVFKAEAYILTKEEGGRHTPFFTNYRPQFYFRTTDVTGMVALPEGTEMVMPGDNVAMTVTLIAPIAMDEGLRFAIREGGRTVGAGVVASIIK; this is encoded by the coding sequence ATGGCGAAGGCGAAATTTGAGCGGACCAAGCCGCACTGCAACATCGGCACGATCGGTCACGTCGACCACGGCAAGACCTCGTTGACGGCGGCGATCACCAAGGTTCTGGCCGAGACGGGCGGTGCGACGTTCACCGCGTACGACCAGATCGACAAGGCGCCGGAGGAGAAGGCCCGCGGCATCACGATCTCGACGGCGCACGTCGAGTACGAGACGGCCAACCGCCACTATGCCCACGTCGACTGCCCGGGCCACGCCGACTACGTGAAGAACATGATCACGGGTGCCGCGCAGATGGACGGCGCGATCCTGGTGGTGTCGGCGGCCGACGGCCCGATGCCGCAGACCCGCGAGCATATCCTGCTGGCCCGCCAGGTCGGCGTCCCGGCGATCGTGGTGTTCCTGAACAAGGTCGACATGGTCGACGACCCCGAGCTGCTGGAGCTGGTCGAGCTGGAAGTGCGCGAGCTGCTGAGCAGCTACGACTTCCCCGGCGACGACATTCCGATCGTCCACGGCTCGGCGCTGATGGCGCTGGAGGACAAGAGCCCGGAGATCGGCAAGGAAGCCGTGCTGAAGCTGATGGCGGCGGTGGACGAGTACATCCCGCAGCCGGAGCGTCCGGTCGACCGTCCGTTCCTGATGCCGATCGAGGACGTGTTCTCGATCTCGGGCCGCGGCACCGTGGTGACCGGCCGCGTCGAGCGCGGCATCGTCAAGGTCGGCGAGGAGATCGAGATCGTCGGGCTGAAGAACACGGTCAAGACCACCGTGACCGGCGTCGAGATGTTCCGCAAGCTGCTCGACCAGGGACAGGCGGGCGACAACATCGGGGCGCTGCTGCGCGGCACCAAGCGCGAGGACGTCGAGCGCGGCCAGGTGCTGGCCAAGCCCGGCTCGATCACGCCGCACACCGTGTTCAAGGCCGAGGCCTACATCCTGACCAAGGAAGAGGGCGGCCGGCACACGCCGTTCTTCACCAACTACCGTCCGCAGTTCTACTTCCGGACCACCGACGTGACCGGCATGGTGGCGCTGCCGGAAGGCACCGAGATGGTGATGCCCGGTGACAACGTCGCCATGACCGTCACCCTGATCGCCCCGATCGCCATGGACGAAGGCCTCCGCTTCGCCATCCGCGAGGGCGGCCGCACCGTCGGCGCTGGCGTCGTCGCCAGCATCATCAAGTAA
- a CDS encoding TIGR04295 family B12-binding domain-containing radical SAM protein → MKFALINPNWNFDGSIYFGCREPHLPLEYGYSKALIERAGHEAVIIDGQLMDLDLDGIRARVADYAPDFTVVTTAPSYLFWRCAPPELRVPQEVLKAVGDVGGTLVAVGPHGSTTPRAAYAKLGVDVVVMGECEELLPRLADEPWDAIPSICFGPRDNPKVNGGPFASRFTDLPALSWPDEWVARHHHHHHRFDIDPNGPRPGPGAEMETSRGCPYRCSFCAKENFRDKYRKRPLPVILEELDRLIAQGVEYVYFIDEIFLPNAELLEALAERRIKFGVQTRIDLWKEPMLELLGRAGCVSIEAGVESLTPEGRQALDKNCRMSTDELTDRLIFAKRHVAFVQANLIEAGTDDQAMVDAWRKRLLEHGVWANEPVPLFPYPGSPDYRKLWGLPDDQAWERALDHYLTHHVDFSDIQDQRPLPLRELEMAAPDGR, encoded by the coding sequence ATGAAGTTCGCCCTGATCAACCCGAACTGGAACTTCGACGGCAGCATCTATTTCGGCTGCCGCGAACCGCACCTGCCGCTGGAGTACGGCTACTCCAAGGCGCTGATCGAGCGCGCCGGCCACGAGGCGGTGATCATCGACGGCCAACTCATGGACCTGGACCTGGACGGGATCCGCGCCAGGGTGGCCGACTACGCGCCCGATTTCACCGTGGTGACGACCGCCCCCAGCTACCTGTTCTGGCGCTGCGCCCCGCCGGAACTGCGGGTCCCGCAGGAGGTCCTGAAGGCGGTCGGCGACGTCGGCGGCACCCTGGTGGCTGTCGGGCCGCACGGCTCGACCACGCCGCGGGCGGCCTATGCCAAGCTGGGCGTCGACGTGGTCGTGATGGGCGAGTGCGAGGAACTGCTCCCCCGCCTCGCCGACGAGCCGTGGGACGCGATCCCGTCGATCTGCTTCGGGCCGCGCGACAACCCCAAGGTCAACGGTGGCCCTTTCGCCTCGCGCTTCACAGACCTGCCTGCGCTGTCCTGGCCCGACGAGTGGGTCGCCCGGCACCATCACCACCATCATCGTTTCGACATCGATCCGAACGGTCCCCGGCCCGGTCCGGGAGCGGAGATGGAGACCTCGCGCGGGTGCCCCTATCGCTGCTCCTTCTGCGCGAAGGAGAATTTCCGCGACAAGTACCGCAAGCGCCCGCTCCCGGTGATCCTGGAGGAGCTGGACCGGCTGATCGCGCAGGGCGTCGAGTACGTCTACTTCATCGACGAGATCTTCCTGCCCAACGCCGAGCTGCTGGAAGCCTTGGCCGAGCGCAGGATCAAGTTCGGCGTCCAGACCCGGATCGACCTGTGGAAGGAACCGATGCTGGAACTGCTCGGCCGGGCCGGCTGCGTCTCGATCGAGGCGGGCGTCGAGAGCCTGACGCCAGAGGGACGCCAGGCGCTGGACAAGAACTGCCGCATGTCGACCGACGAGCTGACCGACCGGCTGATCTTCGCCAAGCGGCATGTCGCCTTCGTCCAGGCCAACCTGATCGAGGCCGGCACCGACGACCAGGCGATGGTCGATGCGTGGCGGAAACGGCTGCTTGAGCACGGCGTCTGGGCCAACGAGCCCGTGCCGCTGTTCCCCTATCCCGGCTCGCCGGACTACCGGAAGCTCTGGGGCCTGCCGGACGACCAGGCGTGGGAACGGGCCCTCGACCACTACCTGACCCACCACGTCGACTTCAGCGACATCCAGGACCAGCGGCCGCTGCCGCTGCGTGAACTGGAGATGGCCGCCCCGGACGGGCGCTGA
- the rlmB gene encoding 23S rRNA (guanosine(2251)-2'-O)-methyltransferase RlmB, with protein sequence MTRRKPPRPAHPASQTPGQPSGHAAGQPGRRHKPGGAQSGRPGLLFGLHPVAAAWTNPDRRCTRLLATEAGLASLAGALDQARAAGLERPKPSVVERTELDRLLPPGAVHQGLVLDAAPLPEVDLEDIVRQGSMKESDVIVVLDQVTDPHNVGAILRSAAAFGASAVVLPDRNAPELTGTLAKSASGAAEVVPLVRIVNLARSLTELREAGYWCVGLDESGARTLARMDLKGRVALVLGAEGSGLRRLTMERCDEIARLPTGGPIGSLNVSNAAAVALYELARLR encoded by the coding sequence ATGACCAGACGCAAGCCGCCCCGCCCCGCCCATCCCGCTTCCCAGACACCCGGCCAGCCGTCCGGCCACGCCGCCGGCCAGCCCGGCCGCCGGCACAAGCCCGGCGGCGCCCAGTCCGGCCGTCCCGGCCTGCTGTTCGGGCTCCACCCGGTCGCCGCGGCCTGGACCAACCCGGACCGGCGCTGCACCCGCCTGCTCGCGACCGAGGCGGGACTCGCGAGCCTCGCGGGCGCCCTCGACCAGGCGCGCGCCGCCGGGCTTGAGCGGCCCAAGCCGTCGGTGGTCGAGCGGACCGAGTTGGACCGCCTGCTGCCGCCGGGCGCGGTCCACCAGGGACTCGTTCTGGATGCCGCCCCCCTGCCGGAGGTCGACCTGGAGGACATCGTCCGGCAGGGCTCGATGAAGGAGAGCGACGTCATCGTCGTGCTGGACCAGGTGACCGATCCGCACAACGTGGGCGCCATCCTGCGTTCCGCGGCAGCCTTCGGGGCCAGCGCGGTGGTCCTGCCCGACCGCAACGCGCCCGAATTGACCGGCACGCTGGCGAAGAGCGCTTCGGGCGCCGCCGAAGTCGTGCCGCTGGTGCGGATCGTCAACCTCGCCCGCTCGCTGACCGAGTTGCGCGAGGCCGGCTACTGGTGCGTCGGGCTGGACGAATCGGGTGCCAGGACGCTTGCCCGGATGGACCTCAAGGGCCGCGTCGCGCTGGTGCTGGGCGCCGAGGGCAGCGGGCTTCGGCGCCTCACCATGGAGCGCTGCGACGAGATCGCCCGTTTGCCGACCGGCGGGCCGATCGGCAGCCTGAACGTGTCGAACGCCGCGGCGGTGGCGCTCTACGAACTGGCCCGGCTTCGCTGA
- the secE gene encoding preprotein translocase subunit SecE, producing MAKVTWPTRKETTITSGMVFVMVIAASLFFLLVDQVLALGVRTILGLGV from the coding sequence GTGGCCAAGGTTACCTGGCCGACGCGCAAGGAAACGACGATCACCTCCGGCATGGTGTTCGTGATGGTCATCGCCGCGTCCCTGTTCTTCCTGCTGGTCGATCAGGTGCTGGCGCTGGGCGTCCGCACGATTCTCGGCCTGGGGGTCTGA
- a CDS encoding bifunctional 2',3'-cyclic-nucleotide 2'-phosphodiesterase/3'-nucleotidase, with the protein MDRRSFLSALALGAATCLTATCFATGALADATVRLRLLGTTDLHVNVLPYNYYSDKEDVTVGLARTATLIAKARDEAQNSLLLDNADAIQGNPLGDFVARERGLRRGDVHPVYKAMNLLKYDAGTVGNHEFNYGLDFLGDALAGANFPIVAANVERAGDGKPYFKPYEILTRQVVDESGQAHALKIGVIGFVTPQITTWDKAALEGKVVTTDIVEAARKYVPELRAKGADIVVALSHSGLSAEPRVGGEENATWYLAGVQGIDAILTGHQHKVFPGPDFAGLPDTDMAKGKVRGVPVVMPGFWGSHLGLIDLTLKEEGGKWSVADAVSSVRPIWETRDKRKVALVESDPAIVEALKADHEATLAYVRQPIGETTAPINSYFALVQDDPSVQIVTNAQVWYAKRMLAGTEYEGLPVLSAGAPFKAGGRGGPDYYTDIPAGRIAIRNAADLYLYPNTLRAVVMTGAQVRQWLEMSAGAFNRIDPAQAGEQPLLNPSFPSYNFDVIDGVTYRIDVSQPARYDGDGKLVAPASHRIRDLAFEGRPIDESRRFVVVTNNYRAGGGGKFPGLDGSNIILEAPDENRTALVNYIFDRRTIDPASEGNWSLSPIGGDAVVTFPSSPKAKEAIPAGSRISALGDAGDGFAKYRIDLSR; encoded by the coding sequence ATGGACCGCAGAAGCTTCCTGTCCGCGCTGGCCCTCGGCGCAGCGACATGCCTGACCGCCACATGCTTCGCCACCGGCGCCCTGGCCGACGCTACCGTCCGGCTCCGGCTGCTCGGCACCACCGACCTGCATGTCAACGTGCTGCCCTACAATTACTATTCGGACAAGGAGGACGTCACGGTCGGGCTGGCGCGCACCGCCACCCTCATCGCCAAGGCCCGGGACGAAGCCCAGAACAGCCTGCTGCTCGACAATGCCGACGCGATCCAGGGCAATCCGCTCGGCGATTTCGTGGCCCGCGAGCGCGGCCTGAGGCGCGGCGACGTCCATCCCGTCTACAAGGCGATGAACCTGCTGAAGTACGACGCCGGCACGGTCGGCAACCACGAGTTCAACTACGGCCTGGATTTCCTCGGCGACGCCCTGGCCGGCGCTAACTTTCCGATCGTGGCCGCCAATGTCGAGCGGGCCGGCGACGGCAAGCCCTACTTCAAGCCCTACGAGATCCTGACGCGGCAGGTGGTGGACGAGTCGGGGCAGGCCCATGCCCTGAAGATCGGCGTCATCGGATTCGTGACTCCGCAGATCACCACCTGGGACAAGGCCGCCCTGGAGGGCAAGGTCGTCACCACCGACATCGTCGAGGCCGCCCGGAAATATGTCCCCGAACTGCGCGCCAAGGGGGCCGACATCGTGGTCGCCCTCAGCCACAGCGGGCTGTCGGCGGAGCCGCGGGTCGGCGGGGAGGAGAACGCGACCTGGTACCTCGCCGGAGTCCAGGGGATCGACGCGATCCTCACGGGGCACCAGCACAAGGTGTTTCCCGGCCCGGATTTCGCCGGCCTGCCCGACACCGACATGGCCAAGGGCAAGGTCCGCGGCGTCCCCGTCGTGATGCCGGGTTTCTGGGGCAGCCACCTGGGCCTGATCGACCTGACGCTGAAGGAGGAAGGCGGCAAGTGGTCGGTCGCCGACGCGGTTTCCTCCGTGAGGCCGATCTGGGAGACCCGGGACAAGCGGAAGGTGGCGCTGGTCGAGTCGGACCCCGCCATCGTCGAGGCTCTGAAGGCGGACCACGAGGCGACGCTGGCCTATGTCCGGCAGCCGATCGGCGAGACGACGGCGCCGATCAACAGCTATTTCGCCCTGGTCCAGGACGACCCTTCCGTCCAGATCGTGACCAACGCGCAGGTCTGGTACGCCAAGCGGATGCTTGCCGGCACGGAGTACGAAGGCTTGCCGGTGCTGTCGGCCGGAGCGCCGTTCAAGGCCGGCGGCCGCGGCGGGCCGGACTATTACACCGACATTCCGGCCGGCCGGATCGCGATCAGGAACGCGGCCGACCTCTATCTCTATCCCAATACCCTGCGCGCCGTCGTGATGACCGGCGCCCAGGTGCGGCAGTGGCTGGAGATGTCGGCCGGCGCGTTCAACCGGATCGACCCGGCGCAGGCGGGCGAGCAGCCGCTGCTGAACCCCTCGTTCCCCAGCTACAACTTCGATGTCATCGACGGCGTGACCTACCGGATCGACGTGTCGCAGCCGGCCCGCTACGACGGCGACGGCAAGCTCGTGGCGCCCGCCTCGCACCGCATCAGGGACCTGGCCTTCGAAGGCCGGCCGATCGACGAGTCGCGGCGGTTCGTCGTGGTGACCAACAATTACCGCGCCGGGGGCGGCGGCAAATTCCCGGGCCTCGACGGTTCCAACATCATCCTGGAGGCCCCGGACGAGAACCGCACGGCGCTGGTCAACTACATCTTCGACCGCAGGACCATCGACCCGGCGTCCGAGGGGAACTGGTCGCTCAGCCCGATCGGCGGCGACGCGGTGGTGACCTTCCCCTCCTCGCCGAAGGCGAAGGAGGCGATCCCCGCCGGCAGCAGGATCAGCGCGCTCGGCGACGCCGGCGACGGCTTCGCCAAGTACCGGATCGACCTGTCCCGGTAG
- a CDS encoding CgeB family protein produces MRFVYFTHSLVSDWNHGNAHFLRGVIRELTARGHQVQVFEPRNGWSLQNLIADQGAEAVARFAAVFPGFGSTSYDPATLDLDRALDGADVVIVHEWNDHDLVADIGRKRAAGGRFQLLFHDTHHRSVTDPKAMAAYDLTAYDGVLAYGAVIREIYLKMGWGRRAWTWHEAADTALFRPLPGRPREGDLVWIGNWGDGERSVELGEFLLLPIRQLKLKARIHGVRYPADAKAAIALAGAEYAGYLPNHEAPEAFARFPVTVHVPRRPYVETLRGIPTIRPFEALACGIPLVCSPWDDAEGLFRPGSDYLIARDGTEMTKHLRDILNDLDLSASLARSGYETIQSRHTCGHRVDELLEICRGLKQERPLLQEAR; encoded by the coding sequence ATGCGCTTCGTCTATTTCACCCACTCGCTGGTATCCGACTGGAATCACGGCAATGCCCATTTCCTGCGCGGCGTGATCCGGGAGCTGACCGCCCGAGGCCATCAGGTCCAGGTGTTCGAGCCGCGCAACGGCTGGAGCCTGCAGAACCTGATCGCGGACCAGGGAGCCGAGGCGGTCGCCCGCTTCGCCGCCGTCTTCCCCGGCTTCGGCTCCACCAGCTACGATCCGGCCACCCTGGACCTGGACCGCGCGCTCGACGGCGCCGACGTCGTGATCGTCCACGAATGGAACGACCATGACCTGGTGGCGGACATCGGCCGCAAGCGCGCGGCCGGCGGGCGCTTCCAGCTGCTGTTCCACGATACCCACCATCGTTCCGTCACCGATCCGAAGGCGATGGCGGCCTATGACCTGACGGCGTACGACGGCGTCCTGGCCTATGGCGCCGTGATCCGGGAGATCTATCTGAAAATGGGCTGGGGCCGGCGCGCCTGGACTTGGCACGAGGCGGCGGACACCGCCCTGTTCCGCCCGCTGCCCGGCCGCCCCCGCGAGGGGGACCTGGTGTGGATCGGGAACTGGGGCGACGGCGAGCGCTCGGTCGAGCTGGGCGAGTTCCTGCTGCTGCCGATCCGGCAGCTCAAGCTGAAGGCGCGCATCCACGGCGTGCGCTACCCGGCCGACGCCAAGGCGGCCATAGCGCTGGCCGGGGCCGAGTACGCCGGCTACCTGCCCAACCACGAGGCTCCCGAGGCCTTCGCCCGGTTCCCGGTGACGGTCCACGTGCCGCGCCGGCCCTATGTCGAGACCCTTCGCGGCATCCCGACCATCCGCCCCTTCGAGGCCCTGGCCTGCGGCATCCCGCTGGTCTGCTCACCCTGGGACGACGCCGAGGGACTGTTCCGCCCCGGCAGCGACTACCTGATAGCCCGTGACGGTACCGAAATGACCAAGCACCTCCGAGACATCCTCAACGATCTGGACCTTTCGGCCTCGCTCGCGCGGAGCGGCTACGAGACGATCCAGTCCCGTCACACCTGCGGCCACCGGGTCGACGAGCTGCTGGAGATCTGCCGCGGCCTGAAGCAGGAAAGACCCCTGCTGCAGGAGGCCCGCTGA
- a CDS encoding glycosyltransferase family 4 protein yields MVAASGSPRRVLMTADAVGGVWDYALELAGGLARRGVRVTLAAMGPAPSPAQRARAIAIPGLGLHHGEFKLEWMERPEGDLTAAGDWLLDLAEQVAPDLVHLNGYAHAALPWGRPVVAVAHSCVLSWWQAVHGCPAPADWRPYADRVAAGLAAADRVVAPTRAMLDALETHYGPVPHGRVVWNGRDGGVWQPRPDREPTVISVGRIWDEAKNIRALDGVAAELDWPVVVAGSRQRPDGQSPEGDVLPANLRLLGHLRPDELADWYGRAAVFALPARYEPFGLSILEAALSGCALVLGDVPSLRELWTGAAVFVPPDDPAALARELRRMAADPPHLRALAIAARQRARSYGTERMVARYLDVYADLLDAPRSIPLHRESAAVPLER; encoded by the coding sequence ATGGTTGCCGCGTCGGGCTCTCCGCGCCGGGTGCTGATGACGGCCGACGCGGTCGGCGGAGTCTGGGACTATGCCCTGGAACTGGCCGGCGGTCTGGCGCGGCGCGGCGTCCGCGTCACCCTGGCGGCCATGGGACCGGCGCCCTCGCCGGCGCAGCGGGCCCGGGCGATCGCGATCCCCGGGCTGGGCCTGCACCACGGCGAGTTCAAGCTGGAATGGATGGAACGGCCGGAGGGCGACCTGACCGCCGCCGGCGACTGGCTGCTCGACTTGGCGGAGCAGGTGGCGCCCGATCTGGTCCATCTCAACGGCTATGCCCATGCGGCGCTGCCCTGGGGACGGCCGGTCGTCGCGGTCGCCCATTCCTGCGTGCTGTCCTGGTGGCAGGCCGTCCACGGATGCCCGGCACCCGCCGACTGGCGGCCCTATGCCGACCGGGTCGCCGCCGGGCTGGCGGCGGCGGACCGGGTGGTGGCCCCGACTCGGGCCATGCTTGACGCGCTGGAAACCCACTACGGCCCGGTTCCGCACGGGCGGGTGGTCTGGAACGGGCGGGACGGCGGCGTGTGGCAACCGCGGCCGGACCGGGAGCCCACCGTCATCAGCGTCGGGCGGATCTGGGACGAGGCCAAGAACATCCGCGCCCTCGACGGAGTCGCCGCGGAACTGGACTGGCCGGTGGTCGTCGCCGGCTCCCGGCAGCGCCCGGACGGGCAGAGTCCGGAAGGCGATGTCCTGCCGGCGAACCTGCGGCTCCTGGGCCATCTCCGCCCCGACGAACTCGCCGACTGGTACGGGCGGGCGGCCGTCTTCGCCCTGCCGGCCCGGTACGAGCCGTTCGGCCTGTCCATCCTGGAGGCCGCGCTGTCCGGCTGCGCCCTGGTGCTGGGCGACGTGCCGAGCCTGCGCGAGCTGTGGACCGGCGCCGCGGTGTTCGTCCCCCCGGACGACCCGGCCGCCCTGGCCCGCGAACTGCGGCGGATGGCCGCCGATCCCCCGCACCTGCGGGCGCTCGCCATCGCGGCGCGCCAGCGCGCACGCAGCTATGGCACGGAACGCATGGTCGCGCGTTATCTCGACGTCTATGCCGACCTTCTGGACGCGCCGCGTTCGATCCCGCTTCACCGCGAAAGCGCCGCCGTTCCGCTGGAACGCTGA